In the Onychostoma macrolepis isolate SWU-2019 chromosome 09, ASM1243209v1, whole genome shotgun sequence genome, one interval contains:
- the cfap91 gene encoding cilia- and flagella-associated protein 91: MSVSVTRTFQQKNEGSRGFRQQRTYDYLYDPVYTLSADVDHARENLRAHASMDRVRKVPEFNSMFSNLPHHPRFTLRLEATDPVPTFIDRRWRGFAEQKRQALQRLTGFVSQIHRPNHADVTGMDRWKFFKRPLIPFAQQIPPDVVFALPKSDLLSASDGDGKRSPTPFQRSVGVQTDYRESETQTDPFTPDYAVRPGTAPPELLTLATLTWGRGLPAGLAEVEMIERARMKRAWEATLPLLNDLSQLDKRGRMMEEMERKEWAFREKEIEKLQEARLTLLVQLLRQREEKQEEVKMDRLDVSFSQHQLEKEARIKKIRNDYIISMRKLLAKRRNVEGKLERRDIIKDYSDYGFQTYAPRSRIGQIPDRNSDRNVVKSHFLRTYEGLLELEAGLSPSVMEPRIKVPRPKVTKGFITRSARRELELMKTHQALKEEKGRVVEKKPLRFLFKTEKPAPRPPTPAVEDPPEGDEERELAIIFLQKVLRGRSVQNQMFEGKEKRLELIQELRTTHALQKEEQDKKEAEKQVTLALQRKRDIQSERVSQIESYVSGLSGGVIVDMLDFLSKELVRLQEERRIHAFTLLAERDRRIREAEESGRRQIEERRRREEDEIFKQVVEIHQDTVDMYLEDVILGSVNQTADAQAREEIHRKAEELNNITYAMEEIRNSQQSEEIVAELVYRFLIPEVQKIAVRERVRQSQSRHLQAARSIISSSPGSSAISQPPSPSDRASSAVLNDILSQVEEAVPRTVTPRDPGPAQNNLTTDPTADAPTGNGKHAD; encoded by the exons ATGAGCGTCTCTGTGACTCGCACATTTCAGCAGAAAAATGAGGGCAGTAGGGGATTCAGACAGCAGAGGACATATGATTATTTGTACG ACCCTGTATACACATTGTCAGCTGATGTGGATCACGCCAGGGAAAACCTTCGAGCTCATGCCTCAATGGATCGAGTG CGGAAGGTCCCAGAATTTAACTCCATGTTTAGTAATCTGCCACATCACCCCCGTTTCACCTTACGCCTTGAAGCCACTGACCCTGTGCCTACGTTCATTGATCGGCGTTGGCGGGGCTTTGCCGAGCAGAAGAGACAGGCCCTGCAGCGACTGACGGG GTTTGTGTCTCAGATACATAGACCAAACCATGCAGATGTGACAGGAATGGaccgctggaagtttttcaaaCG tCCTCTTATTCCTTTCGCTCAACAGATTCCTCCTGATGTTGTATTTGCTTTGCCAAA ATCTGACCTCCTTTCTGCTTCGGATGGAGATGGAAAACGGTCCCCCACTCCATTCCAGCGCAGCGTGGGAGTCCAGACTGATTATCGGGAGAGTGAGACACAAACAGACCCCTTCACTCCAGACTATGCGGTTCGTCCTGGGACAGCCCCCCCTGAGCTGCTCACACTGGCCACACTAACATGGG GCCGTGGGCTGCCTGCAGGGCTGGCAGAAGTAGAGATGATTGAGAGGGCAAGAATGAAGAGAGCTTGGGAGGCAACTCTGCCCCTGCTGAATGACCTCTCTCAGCTGGACAAGAGGGGAAGGATGATGGAGGAGATGGAGAGGAAGGAGTGGGCATTCAGAGAGAAGGAGATAGAGAA GCTACAGGAGGCACGGCTGACCCTGCTGGTGCAGCTTCTACGTCAGAGGGAGGAGAAGCAGGAGGAGGTCAAGATGGATCGACTGGACGTGAGCTTTTCCCAGCACCAGCTAGAGAAGGAGGCGCGGATTAAGAAGATACGCAATGATTACATCATTT CAATGCGGAAGCTGCTGGCTAAACGGAGGAATGTGGAGGGAAAGCTGGAGAGACGTGATATTATAAAGGATTACTCAGATTATGGGTTTCAGACATACGCACCTCGGTCGCGGATTGGCCAGATCCCTGACCGAAATTCCGACCGCAACGTGGTCAAGAGTCACTTTCTCAGAACATATGAAG GCCTGTTAGAACTGGAGGCAGGTCTTTCTCCATCTGTCATGGAGCCTCGAATCAAAGTGCCAAGACCTAAAGTGACTAAAGGCTTCATCACACGCTCAGCCCGCAGAGAACTAGAGCTCATGAAGACTCATCAG GCTCTGAAGGAGGAAAAGGGCCGTGTGGTGGAAAAGAAGCCTTTGCGGTTCCTCTTTAAGACGGAAAAACCTGCTCCACGACCTCCAACCCCTGCAGTGGAAGACCCCCCAGAG GGAGATGAGGAAAGGGAACTGGCCATTATCTTTCTGCAGAAAGTGCTTAGAGGAAGATCCGTGCAGAATCAG ATGTTCGAGGGAAAAGAGAAACGCTTGGAACTGATCCAAGAACTGCGCACCACCCACGCACTGCAGAAGGAGGAACAGGACAAGAAGGAGGCGGAAAAACAAGTCACACTCGCCctgcagagaaagagagacatcCAGTCTGAAAGA GTGTCTCAGATTGAGTCCTATGTATCTGGCCTGTCTGGAGGAGTGATAGTGGACATGCTAGACTTTCTATCTAAAGAGTTGGTCCGACTGCAGGAGGAAAGACGAATCCATGCCTTCACCCTATTGGCTGAGAGAGACCGTCGTATTCGTGAGGCTGAGGAGAGTGGAAGGCGGCAGATCGAGGAAAGGAGACGCAGAGAGGAGgatgaaatatttaaacag GTGGTCGAGATACATCAAGACACAGTAGACATGTACCTGGAGGATGTCATCCTGGGCTCTGTTAATCAGACAGCTGATGCTCAGGCTAGAGAGGAGATTCATCGCAAGGCTGAGGAGCTGAACAACATCACGTATGCCATGGAGGAGAT AAGGAACAGTCAGCAGTCTGAAGAGATTGTGGCAGAACTCGTCTACAGATTCCTCATTCCTGAGGTCCAGAAGATTGCTGTCAGAGAAAGAG TTCGCCAGAGTCAGAGTAGGCATCTGCAAGCAGCTCGTTCAATCATCAGTAGCAGCCCTGGATCTTCTGCGATCTCCCAGCCCCCATCTCCATCAGACAGAGCCTCCTCAGCCGTCCTGAATGACATACTCAGCCAAGTAGAGGAGGCTGTTCCCAGAACTGTGACCCCAAGAGACCCTGGACCAGCACAAAACAATCTGACCACTGATCCAACAGCAGACGCTCCCACCGGGAATGGAAAACATGCAGATTAA